Proteins from a genomic interval of Zingiber officinale cultivar Zhangliang chromosome 1B, Zo_v1.1, whole genome shotgun sequence:
- the LOC122041209 gene encoding uncharacterized protein LOC122041209, which produces MEVNVPLLTMIKQILKYTKFLKDLCVHKNKLKGSELISTGKNVVALIQPVPQKYEDPGVFTVSCMIASCVFEDAMLDLGASINVMTESVFQILGIGPLQSAGVVIQFANRSQAHPARVIEDVLVNVRELIFPIDFYILDMQGDLLANKSPVILGRPFLKTTRTKIDVHTGTLSMEIADTFDISNSDEFRYVSEDSAHVNGDFGAIELKPICELFSFKGECVSVVDCTVEAISQESYLLIGVSPKSFKGYCVSVGDYTVEAIPQESLPLVIQSQPLELKPLPEQLKYTFLREDQ; this is translated from the exons ATGGAGGTAAATGTTCCTTTGTTGACCATGATTAAGCAAATTCTAAAATATACAAAGTTTCTTAAGGATCTATGCgtgcataaaaataaattaaagggGAGCGAGTTAATTAGCACGGGGAAGAATGTTGTAGCGCTTATTCAACCAGTTCCTCAAAAATATGAAGATCCTGGAGTTTTTACTGTGTCGTGCATGATTGCAAGTTGTGTTTTCGAAGATGCTATGCTAGATCTAGGAGCATCGATCAATGTAATGACGGAGTCAGTCTTTCAGATACTTGGCATAGGTCCCCTACAGTCGGCAGGAGTTGTTATTCAGTTTGCTAACCGAAGCCAAGCTCATCCAGCTAGAGTGATTGAAGATGTTTTGGTGAATGTGAGAGAACTTATTTTTCCTATAGATTTTTACATCCTGGATATGCAAGGCGATTTACTTGCAAATAAGTCTCCAGTCATTCTTGGTAGACCATTCCTGAAAACTACAAGAACAAAGATTGATGTACACACAGGGACACTTTCAATGGAGATCGCAGATACA TTTGATATTTCTAATAGTGATGAGTTCAGATATGTTTCTGAGGATTCTGCTCATGTTAATGGTGATTTTGGAGCAATTGAGTTGAAACCTATTTGTGAATTGTTTTCATTTAAGGGAGAATGTGTAAGTGTAGTTGATTGTACAGTGGAAGCAATATCCCAAGAATCATATCTATTGATTGGAGTATCACCTAAGTCATTTAAAGGATACTGTGTAAGTGTAGGGGATTACACAGTGGAggcaataccccaagaatcactaccGTTAGTTATTCAGTCACAACCACTTGAGTTGAAGCCTTTACCTGAGCAACTTAAGTATACATTTTTGAGAGAGGATCAGTAG